A genomic segment from Leopardus geoffroyi isolate Oge1 chromosome A2, O.geoffroyi_Oge1_pat1.0, whole genome shotgun sequence encodes:
- the PTPN23 gene encoding tyrosine-protein phosphatase non-receptor type 23 isoform X3: MEAVPRMPMIWLDLKEAGDFLFQPAVKKNAVRVPRDFEGCSVLRKYLGQLHYLQSRVPMGSGQEAAVPVTWTEIFSGKSVAHEDIKYEQACILYNLGALHSMLGAMDKRVSEEGMKVSCTHFQCAAGAFAYLREHFPHAYSVDMSRQILTLNVNLMLGQAQECLLEKSMLDNRKSFLVARISAQVVDYYKEACRALENPDTASLLGRIQKDWKKLVQMKIYYFAAVAHLHMGKQAEEQQKFGERVAYFQSALDKLNEAIKLAKGQPDTVQDALRFTMDVIGGKYNSAKKDNDFIYHEAVPVLDTLQPVKGAPLVKPLPVNPTDPAVTGPDIFAKLVPMAAHEASSLYSEEKAKLLREMMAKIEDKNEVLDQFMDSMQLDPETVDNLDAYSHIPPQLMEKCAALSVRPDTVRNLVQSMQGTAPPPLPRHPLVLSGVFTDVEASLKDIRELLEEDELLEQKLQETLGQAGASLVGGAGSKAELAEVRRDWAKYMEVHEKASFTNSELHRAMNLHVGNLRLLSGPLDQVRAALPTPALTPEDKAVLQNLKRILAKVQEMRDQRVSLEQQLRELIQKDDITASLVTTDHSEIKKLFEEQLKKYDQLRVYLEQNLAAQDNVLRALTEANVQYAAVRRVLSDLDQKWKSTLQTLVASCEAYEDLMKKSQEGKDFYADLESKVAALLERAQSTCQAREAARQQLLDRELKKKPPPRPTAPKPLLPRREEGEAVETGDLPEELCSLPPDMVAGPRPPDTYLGAAAPLHFPPGPFPSVAGPGPHYLSGPLPPGTYSGHTQVLPPRVPQAPGHPAMAMAPGPALYPAPAYTPELGLVPRSSPQHGVVSGPYAGVGPPPPVAGLPSAPPPQFSGPELAMGVRPATTTVDSIQAPISSHTAPRPNPSPAPPQPCFPVSPPQPQLLPAPYTYPLGTKQPLTAPPAQHHFAPGIPPGFPAPRVGPQPHPTGVAFGPQPPQQPLPLQHPNLFPPQAPGRVPLQPSQPPQPPYPFTPQPGVLGQPTPPLHTQLYPGPSQDPLPPHSGALPFPSPGPPQSPHPTLAYGPAPSSRPLGPQAAPLSIRGPSPAGQPPPNPHLVPSPAPSPGPGPVPPQPPAAEPPPCARRGTATADLLSSSPESQHGGAQPPGGGQPLLQPTKVDAAEGRRPQALRLIERDPYERPERLQQLQQELEAFRGQLGDAGALDAVWRELQEAQEQDARGRSIAIARCYSLKNRHQDVMPYDSNRVVLRSGKDDYINASRVEGLSPYCPPLVATQAPLPGTAADFWLMVHEQKVSVIVMLVSEAEMEKQKVARYFPTERGQPMVHGALSLALSSVRATETHVERVLSLQFRDQSLKRSLVHLHFPTWPELGLPDSPSNLLRFIQEVHAHYLHQRPLHTPVIVHCSSGVGRTGAFALLYAAVQEVEAGNGIPELPRLVRRMRQQRKHMLQEKLHLRFCHEAVVRHVEQVLQRHGVPPPGRAPAGTGSSQKNHLPQDSQDLVLGGDVPISSIQATIAKLSIRPAGGLDSPAAGLPAPVEPPGLPPASLPESAQLPSSSPPPLSSPLPEVPQPEEEQPAPAPPSLGPPSSSLELLASLTPEAFSLDSSLRGKQRMSKQNFLQAHNGQGLRAARPTDDPLSLLDPLWTLNKT; encoded by the exons AATGCGGTCCGTGTCCCACGGGACTTTGAGGGCTGCAGTGTCCTCCGCAAGTACCTAGGCCAGCTCCACTACCTGCAGAGTCGGGTCCCCATGGGCTCGGGCCAAGAGGCCGCTGTTCCTGTCACCTG GACCGAGATCTTCTCTGGCAAGTCTGTGGCCCATGAGGACATCAAGTATGAGCAGGCCTGCATTCTCTACAACCTCG GGGCACTGCACTCCATGTTGGGGGCCATGGACAAGCGGGTGtctgaggag GGCATGAAGGTCTCCTGCACTCACTTCCAGTGCGCGGCAGGCGCCTTTGCCTACCTGCGTGAGCACTTCCCTCATGCCTACAGCGTTGACATGAGCCGCCAGATCCTCACTCTCAATGTCAACCTCATGCTG GGCCAGGCTCAGGAGTGCCTTCTGGAGAAGTCAATGTTGGACAACAGGAAGAGCTTTCTGGTGGCCCGCATCAGCGCACAG GTGGTGGATTACTACAAGGAGGCATGCCGGGCCTTGGAGAACCCTGACACCGCCTCGCTGCTGGGCCGGATCCAGAAGGACTGGAAGAAGCTCGTACAGATGAAGATCTACTACTTTGCAGCTGTGGCTCAT CTGCACATGGGGAAGCAGGCTGAGGAGCAGCAGAAGTTCGGGGAGCGG GTCGCATACTTCCAGAGTGCCCTGGACAAGCTTAATGAAGCCATCAAGTTAGCCAAG GGCCAGCCTGACACTGTGCAAGATGCACTTCGCTTCACTATGGATGTCATTGGGGGAAA GTACAATTCTGCCAAAAAGGACAATGACTTCATCTACCACGAGGCTGTCCCAGTACTGGACACCCTGCAGCCTGTGAAAG gtgcccccttggtAAAGCCCTTACCAGTGAACCCCACAGACCCGGCCGTCACGGGCCCTGACATCTTTGCCAAACTGGTACCCATGGCTGCCCACGAAGCGTCGTCACTGTACAG TGAGGAGAAGGCCAAGCTGCTTCGGGAGATGATGGCCAAGATTGAGGACAAGAATGAAGTCCTGGA CCAGTTCATGGATTCGATGCAGTTGGATCCGGAGACTGTGGACAACCTTGATGCGTACAGCCATATCCCGCCCCAGCTTATGGAAAAGTGTGCCGCTCTCAGTGTCCGGCCCGACACCGTCAGGAACCTTGTCCAGTCCATGCAGG GAactgcgcccccccccctcccccgacaccCCCTAGTGCTGTCAGGTGTGTTCACGGATGTGGAGGCCTCCCTGAAGGACATCAGGGAGCTGCTGGAGGAGGATGAGCTGCTTGAGCAGAAGTTGCAGGAGaccctgggccaggctggggccaGCCTGGTGGGAGGGGCCGGCTCCAAGGCAGAGCTGGCCGAGGTGAGGCGAGACTGGGCCAAGTACATGGAGGTCCACGAGAAGGCCTCCTTCACCAACAGCGAGCTGCACCGCGCCATGAATCTGCACGTCGGTAACCTGCGCCTGCTCAGCGGGCCGCTGGACCAGGTCCGGGCTGCCCTGCCCACGCCAGCCCTCACCCCAG AGGACAAGGCCGTGCTGCAGAATCTGAAGCGCATCCTGGCCAAGGTGCAGGAGATGCGGGACCAGCGCGTGTCCCTGGAGCAGCAGCTGCGTGAGCTTATCCAGAAGGATGACATCACTGCGTCACTGGTGACCACGGACCACTCGGAGATAAAG AAGCTGTTCGAGGAGCAGCTGAAGAAGTATGACCAGCTGAGGGTGTACCTGGAGCAGAACCTGGCGGCCCAGGACAACGTCCTGCGGGCGCTGACAGAGGCCAACGTGCAGTATGCGGCCGTGCGGCGGGTGCTTAGTGACCTGGACCAAAA GTGGAAGTCCACACTGCAGACCCTGGTGGCCTCCTGTGAAGCCTATGAGGACCTGATGAAAAAGTCCCAGGAGGGCAAGGACTTCTATGCCGACCTGGAGAGCAAGGTGGCTGCCCTCTTGGAACGGGCCCAGTCCACCTGCCAGGCCCGAGAGGCTGCCCGCCAGCAGCTCCTGGACAG GGAGCTGAAGAAGAAGCCACCCCCACGGCCCACAGCCCCGAAGCCGCTGCTGCCccggagggaggaaggagaggcggTAGAGACAGGAGACCTGCCTGAAGAGCTGTGCAGCCTGCCTCCAGACATGGTGGCCGGCCCGCGGCCACCCGACACCTACTTGGGAGCCGCCGCCCCTCTCCACTTTCCTCCCGGCCCCTTCCCCAGTGTTGCAGGCCCGGGACCCCACTATCTCTCAGGACCCTTACCTCCTGGTACCTACTCGGGCCACACCCAGGTATtgccacccagggtcccccagGCCCCAGGACACCCTGCAATGGCCATGGCCCCCGGACCTGCCCTCTACCCGGCCCCTGCCTACACACCGGAGCTGGGCCTCGTGCCCCGATCCTCCCCACAGCACGGTGTGGTGAGCGGCCCCTATGCGGGGGTAGGGCCACCCCCACCGGTGGCAGGTCTACCCtcagccccacctccccagtTTTCGGGCCCCGAGTTGGCCATGGGGGTTCGGCCAGCCACCACCACGGTAGATAGCATCCAGGCCCCCATCTCCAGCCACACAGCACCACGGCCAAACCCTagccctgctcctccccagccctgcttcccGGTGTCCCCACCGCAGCCACAACTGCTCCCGGCACCCTACACCTACCCTCTGGGGACCAAGCAACCCCTCACAGCTCCCCCTGCCCAGCACCACTTTGCTCCTGGGATTCCCCCAGGTTTTCCAGCCCCGAGGGTGGGGCCCCAGCCTCATCCCACAGGAGTAGCATTTGGGCCCCAGCCCCCCCAGCAGCCCCTTCCACTCCAGCATCCGAACCTCTTCCCACCCCAGGCTCCAGGGCGGGTacccctccagccctcccagcccccccagCCTCCCTATCCCTTTACCCCTCAGCCTGGTGTCCTGGGACAGCCAACGCCGCCCCTGCACACACAGCTCTACCCGGGCCCCTCTCAGGACCCTCTGCCCCCCCATTCAggggctctgcccttccccagccctgggccacctcagtctccccatcccACCTTGGCATATggtcctgccccttcctcccggCCTCTGGGCCCCCAGGCAGCCCCTCTCTCCATTCGAGGTCCCTCACCTGCTGGCCAGCCCCCGCCCAACCCCCACCTGGTGCCTTCTCCGGCCCCATCACCGGGGCCTGGCCCAGTACCTCCTCAGCCCCCTGCAGCAGAGCCGCCCCCGTGCGCGCGCCGGGGCACCGCGACCGCGGACCTGCTCTCCTCCAGCCCTGAGAGTCAGCACGGGGGCGCACAGCCCCCCGGGGGTGGGCAGCCCCTGCTGCAGCCTACGAAGGTGGACGCGGCTGAGGGCCGCCGGCCACAGGCCCTGCGGCTGATTGAGCGGGACCCCTACGAGCGCCCCGAGAGGCTGCAGCAGTTGCAGCAGGAGCTGGAGGCCTTCAGGGGCCAGCTGGGCGACGCAGGGGCTCTGGACGCCGTGTGGCGAGAGCTGCAGGAAGCACAGGAACAGGACGCCCGGGGCCGGTCCATCGCCATCGCGCGCTGCTACTCGCTGAAGAACCGGCACCAGGACGTCATGCCCTACGACAGTAACCGCGTGGTGCTGCGCTCGGGCAAGGATGACTATATCAACGCCAGCCGCGTGGAGGGGCTCTCGCCGTACTGCCCGCCCTTggtggccacccaggcaccactgccCGGCACAGCCGCTGACTTCTGGCTCATGGTGCACGAGCAGAAGGTGTCGGTCATTGTCATGCTGGTGTCTGAGGCTGAGATGGAGAAG cAAAAGGTGGCACGCTATTTCCCCACTGAGAGGGGCCAGCCCATGGTGCACGGTGCCCTGAGCCTGGCGCTGAGCAGCGTCCGCGCCACCGAGACCCACGTGGAGCGCGTGCTGAGCCTGCAGTTCCGCGACCAGAGCCTCAAGCGCTCGCTCGTGCACCTCCACTTCCCCACGTGGCCCGAGTT agGCCTGCCTGACAGCCCCAGCAACTTGCTGCGCTTCATCCAGGAGGTGCACGCGCACTACCTGCATCAGCGGCCCCTGCACACGCCGGTCATCGTGCACTGCAG CTCCGGGGTGGGCCGGACGGGGGCCTTTGCGCTGCTCTACGCGGCTGTGCAGGAGGTGGAGGCCGGAAACGGGATCCCCGAGCTGCCCCGGCTGGTGCGGCGCATGCGGCAGCAGAGGAAACACATGCTGCAGGAGAAA CTGCACCTCAGGTTCTGCCACGAGGCGGTGGTGAGACACGTGGAGCAAGTGCTGCAGCGCCACGGTGTGCCCCCTCCGGGCAGGGCTCCGGCCGGCACGGGCAGCAGTCAGAAG AATCACCTTCCTCAGGACTCCCAGGACCTGGTTCTCGGTGGAGACGTGCCCATCAGCTCCATCCAGGCCACCATCGCCAAGCTCAGCATCCGGCCTGCTGGGGGCCTGGATTCTCCGGCTGCCGGCCTCCCTGCCCCTGTAGAGCCCCCAGGCCTGCCGCCAGCCAGCCTCCCGGAGTCTGCccagctcccctcctcctccccaccccctctctcttcaCCGCTGCCCGAGGTCCCCCAGCCTGAGGAGGAACAGCCAGCACCTGCGCCTCCCAGCCTGGggcccccctcttcctccctggagCTGTTGGCCTCCCTAACTCCGGAGGCCTTCTCCCTGGACAGCTCCTTGCGAGGAAAGCAGCGGATGAGCAAGCAGAACTTTCTGCAGGCCCATAACGGGCAGGGTCTGCGGGCTGCCAGGCCCACCGATGACCCCCTTAGCCTTTTGGATCCGCTCTGGACGCTCAACAAGACCTGA
- the PTPN23 gene encoding tyrosine-protein phosphatase non-receptor type 23 isoform X1, whose protein sequence is MEAVPRMPMIWLDLKEAGDFLFQPAVKKFVLKNYGENPEAYNEELKKLELLRQNAVRVPRDFEGCSVLRKYLGQLHYLQSRVPMGSGQEAAVPVTWTEIFSGKSVAHEDIKYEQACILYNLGALHSMLGAMDKRVSEEGMKVSCTHFQCAAGAFAYLREHFPHAYSVDMSRQILTLNVNLMLGQAQECLLEKSMLDNRKSFLVARISAQVVDYYKEACRALENPDTASLLGRIQKDWKKLVQMKIYYFAAVAHLHMGKQAEEQQKFGERVAYFQSALDKLNEAIKLAKGQPDTVQDALRFTMDVIGGKYNSAKKDNDFIYHEAVPVLDTLQPVKGAPLVKPLPVNPTDPAVTGPDIFAKLVPMAAHEASSLYSEEKAKLLREMMAKIEDKNEVLDQFMDSMQLDPETVDNLDAYSHIPPQLMEKCAALSVRPDTVRNLVQSMQGTAPPPLPRHPLVLSGVFTDVEASLKDIRELLEEDELLEQKLQETLGQAGASLVGGAGSKAELAEVRRDWAKYMEVHEKASFTNSELHRAMNLHVGNLRLLSGPLDQVRAALPTPALTPEDKAVLQNLKRILAKVQEMRDQRVSLEQQLRELIQKDDITASLVTTDHSEIKKLFEEQLKKYDQLRVYLEQNLAAQDNVLRALTEANVQYAAVRRVLSDLDQKWKSTLQTLVASCEAYEDLMKKSQEGKDFYADLESKVAALLERAQSTCQAREAARQQLLDRELKKKPPPRPTAPKPLLPRREEGEAVETGDLPEELCSLPPDMVAGPRPPDTYLGAAAPLHFPPGPFPSVAGPGPHYLSGPLPPGTYSGHTQVLPPRVPQAPGHPAMAMAPGPALYPAPAYTPELGLVPRSSPQHGVVSGPYAGVGPPPPVAGLPSAPPPQFSGPELAMGVRPATTTVDSIQAPISSHTAPRPNPSPAPPQPCFPVSPPQPQLLPAPYTYPLGTKQPLTAPPAQHHFAPGIPPGFPAPRVGPQPHPTGVAFGPQPPQQPLPLQHPNLFPPQAPGRVPLQPSQPPQPPYPFTPQPGVLGQPTPPLHTQLYPGPSQDPLPPHSGALPFPSPGPPQSPHPTLAYGPAPSSRPLGPQAAPLSIRGPSPAGQPPPNPHLVPSPAPSPGPGPVPPQPPAAEPPPCARRGTATADLLSSSPESQHGGAQPPGGGQPLLQPTKVDAAEGRRPQALRLIERDPYERPERLQQLQQELEAFRGQLGDAGALDAVWRELQEAQEQDARGRSIAIARCYSLKNRHQDVMPYDSNRVVLRSGKDDYINASRVEGLSPYCPPLVATQAPLPGTAADFWLMVHEQKVSVIVMLVSEAEMEKQKVARYFPTERGQPMVHGALSLALSSVRATETHVERVLSLQFRDQSLKRSLVHLHFPTWPELGLPDSPSNLLRFIQEVHAHYLHQRPLHTPVIVHCSSGVGRTGAFALLYAAVQEVEAGNGIPELPRLVRRMRQQRKHMLQEKLHLRFCHEAVVRHVEQVLQRHGVPPPGRAPAGTGSSQKNHLPQDSQDLVLGGDVPISSIQATIAKLSIRPAGGLDSPAAGLPAPVEPPGLPPASLPESAQLPSSSPPPLSSPLPEVPQPEEEQPAPAPPSLGPPSSSLELLASLTPEAFSLDSSLRGKQRMSKQNFLQAHNGQGLRAARPTDDPLSLLDPLWTLNKT, encoded by the exons AATGCGGTCCGTGTCCCACGGGACTTTGAGGGCTGCAGTGTCCTCCGCAAGTACCTAGGCCAGCTCCACTACCTGCAGAGTCGGGTCCCCATGGGCTCGGGCCAAGAGGCCGCTGTTCCTGTCACCTG GACCGAGATCTTCTCTGGCAAGTCTGTGGCCCATGAGGACATCAAGTATGAGCAGGCCTGCATTCTCTACAACCTCG GGGCACTGCACTCCATGTTGGGGGCCATGGACAAGCGGGTGtctgaggag GGCATGAAGGTCTCCTGCACTCACTTCCAGTGCGCGGCAGGCGCCTTTGCCTACCTGCGTGAGCACTTCCCTCATGCCTACAGCGTTGACATGAGCCGCCAGATCCTCACTCTCAATGTCAACCTCATGCTG GGCCAGGCTCAGGAGTGCCTTCTGGAGAAGTCAATGTTGGACAACAGGAAGAGCTTTCTGGTGGCCCGCATCAGCGCACAG GTGGTGGATTACTACAAGGAGGCATGCCGGGCCTTGGAGAACCCTGACACCGCCTCGCTGCTGGGCCGGATCCAGAAGGACTGGAAGAAGCTCGTACAGATGAAGATCTACTACTTTGCAGCTGTGGCTCAT CTGCACATGGGGAAGCAGGCTGAGGAGCAGCAGAAGTTCGGGGAGCGG GTCGCATACTTCCAGAGTGCCCTGGACAAGCTTAATGAAGCCATCAAGTTAGCCAAG GGCCAGCCTGACACTGTGCAAGATGCACTTCGCTTCACTATGGATGTCATTGGGGGAAA GTACAATTCTGCCAAAAAGGACAATGACTTCATCTACCACGAGGCTGTCCCAGTACTGGACACCCTGCAGCCTGTGAAAG gtgcccccttggtAAAGCCCTTACCAGTGAACCCCACAGACCCGGCCGTCACGGGCCCTGACATCTTTGCCAAACTGGTACCCATGGCTGCCCACGAAGCGTCGTCACTGTACAG TGAGGAGAAGGCCAAGCTGCTTCGGGAGATGATGGCCAAGATTGAGGACAAGAATGAAGTCCTGGA CCAGTTCATGGATTCGATGCAGTTGGATCCGGAGACTGTGGACAACCTTGATGCGTACAGCCATATCCCGCCCCAGCTTATGGAAAAGTGTGCCGCTCTCAGTGTCCGGCCCGACACCGTCAGGAACCTTGTCCAGTCCATGCAGG GAactgcgcccccccccctcccccgacaccCCCTAGTGCTGTCAGGTGTGTTCACGGATGTGGAGGCCTCCCTGAAGGACATCAGGGAGCTGCTGGAGGAGGATGAGCTGCTTGAGCAGAAGTTGCAGGAGaccctgggccaggctggggccaGCCTGGTGGGAGGGGCCGGCTCCAAGGCAGAGCTGGCCGAGGTGAGGCGAGACTGGGCCAAGTACATGGAGGTCCACGAGAAGGCCTCCTTCACCAACAGCGAGCTGCACCGCGCCATGAATCTGCACGTCGGTAACCTGCGCCTGCTCAGCGGGCCGCTGGACCAGGTCCGGGCTGCCCTGCCCACGCCAGCCCTCACCCCAG AGGACAAGGCCGTGCTGCAGAATCTGAAGCGCATCCTGGCCAAGGTGCAGGAGATGCGGGACCAGCGCGTGTCCCTGGAGCAGCAGCTGCGTGAGCTTATCCAGAAGGATGACATCACTGCGTCACTGGTGACCACGGACCACTCGGAGATAAAG AAGCTGTTCGAGGAGCAGCTGAAGAAGTATGACCAGCTGAGGGTGTACCTGGAGCAGAACCTGGCGGCCCAGGACAACGTCCTGCGGGCGCTGACAGAGGCCAACGTGCAGTATGCGGCCGTGCGGCGGGTGCTTAGTGACCTGGACCAAAA GTGGAAGTCCACACTGCAGACCCTGGTGGCCTCCTGTGAAGCCTATGAGGACCTGATGAAAAAGTCCCAGGAGGGCAAGGACTTCTATGCCGACCTGGAGAGCAAGGTGGCTGCCCTCTTGGAACGGGCCCAGTCCACCTGCCAGGCCCGAGAGGCTGCCCGCCAGCAGCTCCTGGACAG GGAGCTGAAGAAGAAGCCACCCCCACGGCCCACAGCCCCGAAGCCGCTGCTGCCccggagggaggaaggagaggcggTAGAGACAGGAGACCTGCCTGAAGAGCTGTGCAGCCTGCCTCCAGACATGGTGGCCGGCCCGCGGCCACCCGACACCTACTTGGGAGCCGCCGCCCCTCTCCACTTTCCTCCCGGCCCCTTCCCCAGTGTTGCAGGCCCGGGACCCCACTATCTCTCAGGACCCTTACCTCCTGGTACCTACTCGGGCCACACCCAGGTATtgccacccagggtcccccagGCCCCAGGACACCCTGCAATGGCCATGGCCCCCGGACCTGCCCTCTACCCGGCCCCTGCCTACACACCGGAGCTGGGCCTCGTGCCCCGATCCTCCCCACAGCACGGTGTGGTGAGCGGCCCCTATGCGGGGGTAGGGCCACCCCCACCGGTGGCAGGTCTACCCtcagccccacctccccagtTTTCGGGCCCCGAGTTGGCCATGGGGGTTCGGCCAGCCACCACCACGGTAGATAGCATCCAGGCCCCCATCTCCAGCCACACAGCACCACGGCCAAACCCTagccctgctcctccccagccctgcttcccGGTGTCCCCACCGCAGCCACAACTGCTCCCGGCACCCTACACCTACCCTCTGGGGACCAAGCAACCCCTCACAGCTCCCCCTGCCCAGCACCACTTTGCTCCTGGGATTCCCCCAGGTTTTCCAGCCCCGAGGGTGGGGCCCCAGCCTCATCCCACAGGAGTAGCATTTGGGCCCCAGCCCCCCCAGCAGCCCCTTCCACTCCAGCATCCGAACCTCTTCCCACCCCAGGCTCCAGGGCGGGTacccctccagccctcccagcccccccagCCTCCCTATCCCTTTACCCCTCAGCCTGGTGTCCTGGGACAGCCAACGCCGCCCCTGCACACACAGCTCTACCCGGGCCCCTCTCAGGACCCTCTGCCCCCCCATTCAggggctctgcccttccccagccctgggccacctcagtctccccatcccACCTTGGCATATggtcctgccccttcctcccggCCTCTGGGCCCCCAGGCAGCCCCTCTCTCCATTCGAGGTCCCTCACCTGCTGGCCAGCCCCCGCCCAACCCCCACCTGGTGCCTTCTCCGGCCCCATCACCGGGGCCTGGCCCAGTACCTCCTCAGCCCCCTGCAGCAGAGCCGCCCCCGTGCGCGCGCCGGGGCACCGCGACCGCGGACCTGCTCTCCTCCAGCCCTGAGAGTCAGCACGGGGGCGCACAGCCCCCCGGGGGTGGGCAGCCCCTGCTGCAGCCTACGAAGGTGGACGCGGCTGAGGGCCGCCGGCCACAGGCCCTGCGGCTGATTGAGCGGGACCCCTACGAGCGCCCCGAGAGGCTGCAGCAGTTGCAGCAGGAGCTGGAGGCCTTCAGGGGCCAGCTGGGCGACGCAGGGGCTCTGGACGCCGTGTGGCGAGAGCTGCAGGAAGCACAGGAACAGGACGCCCGGGGCCGGTCCATCGCCATCGCGCGCTGCTACTCGCTGAAGAACCGGCACCAGGACGTCATGCCCTACGACAGTAACCGCGTGGTGCTGCGCTCGGGCAAGGATGACTATATCAACGCCAGCCGCGTGGAGGGGCTCTCGCCGTACTGCCCGCCCTTggtggccacccaggcaccactgccCGGCACAGCCGCTGACTTCTGGCTCATGGTGCACGAGCAGAAGGTGTCGGTCATTGTCATGCTGGTGTCTGAGGCTGAGATGGAGAAG cAAAAGGTGGCACGCTATTTCCCCACTGAGAGGGGCCAGCCCATGGTGCACGGTGCCCTGAGCCTGGCGCTGAGCAGCGTCCGCGCCACCGAGACCCACGTGGAGCGCGTGCTGAGCCTGCAGTTCCGCGACCAGAGCCTCAAGCGCTCGCTCGTGCACCTCCACTTCCCCACGTGGCCCGAGTT agGCCTGCCTGACAGCCCCAGCAACTTGCTGCGCTTCATCCAGGAGGTGCACGCGCACTACCTGCATCAGCGGCCCCTGCACACGCCGGTCATCGTGCACTGCAG CTCCGGGGTGGGCCGGACGGGGGCCTTTGCGCTGCTCTACGCGGCTGTGCAGGAGGTGGAGGCCGGAAACGGGATCCCCGAGCTGCCCCGGCTGGTGCGGCGCATGCGGCAGCAGAGGAAACACATGCTGCAGGAGAAA CTGCACCTCAGGTTCTGCCACGAGGCGGTGGTGAGACACGTGGAGCAAGTGCTGCAGCGCCACGGTGTGCCCCCTCCGGGCAGGGCTCCGGCCGGCACGGGCAGCAGTCAGAAG AATCACCTTCCTCAGGACTCCCAGGACCTGGTTCTCGGTGGAGACGTGCCCATCAGCTCCATCCAGGCCACCATCGCCAAGCTCAGCATCCGGCCTGCTGGGGGCCTGGATTCTCCGGCTGCCGGCCTCCCTGCCCCTGTAGAGCCCCCAGGCCTGCCGCCAGCCAGCCTCCCGGAGTCTGCccagctcccctcctcctccccaccccctctctcttcaCCGCTGCCCGAGGTCCCCCAGCCTGAGGAGGAACAGCCAGCACCTGCGCCTCCCAGCCTGGggcccccctcttcctccctggagCTGTTGGCCTCCCTAACTCCGGAGGCCTTCTCCCTGGACAGCTCCTTGCGAGGAAAGCAGCGGATGAGCAAGCAGAACTTTCTGCAGGCCCATAACGGGCAGGGTCTGCGGGCTGCCAGGCCCACCGATGACCCCCTTAGCCTTTTGGATCCGCTCTGGACGCTCAACAAGACCTGA